In the Macrobrachium rosenbergii isolate ZJJX-2024 chromosome 23, ASM4041242v1, whole genome shotgun sequence genome, one interval contains:
- the LOC136851243 gene encoding uncharacterized protein: MCEAGSLIDPLSLNSPVSSSSSFQGFSKSSTLGTRSGSVIPKVKSSLKTKTLPKLTKPPKTSSVPSSAKVSLTPKPSTSAQKASPSSKGSRTKSSKSKKSDFDPKAFAESMMGMFSEQVSSQFKVMSRDLASSLESSRKFVQSLADRLKTQEESLAGLVKSGPVQQRSYPIPDASKLPAYEDSNPWRLAFNAPFANGKLTIEGCGTRPVEDYEFFPTDLVFPFPGYARLSEDALVREDKVPKETVIFPRDQAQSAWVRILSDWECSNTRLTPHKGRFTMFTVNEDVPTPCTSKVAELTLQAGTEEKPMPQLRETEPTSLLFPTDLECWTGAPETFTVGKLDSECASNLFSEQLPRLPESLIKAEYEARCRLSRSINSVTSVELTSAVYKDEPLFRVLTKSLLASFQSDLFDFIVARRNCRKFVLADATIRHEPNKLIKSSIWGTNLFPEDMVNSVISEASRANQNLRIRWGLPFKRKSSEFSGPQPKGRKRSRRFHPYKAPQTQTIVQTVPVGQIAQPSTSKGHPQYVVLNQPAHHPTGSTTYVSPAFNPTYESQTFQGYRQSKGNRGRGSFRSRSGPRLQSRGRGSRGTRDSKSYNK, encoded by the coding sequence ATGTGTGAGGCAGGTAGTCTTATTGATCCATTATCTCTCAATTCTCCTgtgtcttcgtcttcatccttcCAAGGATTCTCTAAGAGCTCCACCCTGGGGACCCGTTcggggtcggtgatccccaaggtgaagtcctcttTGAAGACGAAGACATTACCTAAATTGACTAAACCCCCGAAAACCTCATCTGTACCTAGTTCCGCCAAGGTTTCATTGACTCCGAAACCTTCGACTTCCGCCCAGAAAGCTTCTCcctcttctaaggggtcgagaacAAAGTCGAGCAAGTCGAAAAAGTCTGACTTTGACCCTAAAGCTTTCGCGGAGTCCATGATGGGAATGTTTTCCGAACAGGTCTCTTCTCAGTTCAAGGTAATGTCTCGGGATCTTGCCTCGAGTCTTGAGTCGTCAAGAAAGTTCGTTCAATCCTTGGCGGACAGGTTAAAGACGCAAGAGGAGTCGCTGGccggactggttaagtcaggtCCGGTACAGCAACGGTCCTATCCCATTCCAGACGCCTCTAAGCTTCCAGCTTATGAGGATTCTAACCCTTGGCGTCTTGCCTTTAATGCCCCTTTcgctaatggtaaattaaccattgaaggttgtggcacccgccctgtggaagattacgagttcttcccaacggatcttgtttttcccttcccGGGGTATGCTCGGCTTTCCGAGGATGCCTTGGTGAGGGAAGATAAGGTTCCCAAAGAAACAGTGATCTTCCCCAGGGATCAAGCGCAGTCGGCATGGGTTAGGATCCTATCTGACTGGGAGTGTTCGAACACTAGATTGACCCCTCATAAGGGGCGGTTTACGATGTTCACAGTAAATGAGGATGTCCCGACTCCCTGCACCTCTAAAGTGGCAGAATTAACCCTTCAGGCCGGAACAGAGGAGAAGCCTATGCCGCAGCTTCGTGAGACGGAGCCTACTTCTCTGCTCTTTCCAACAGATTTAGAATGCTGGACCGGAGCTCCGGAAACCTTTACAGTGGGTAAACTAGATTCGGAGTGCGCTTCGAATCTCTTCAGTGAACAACTACCCAGGCTTCCGGAGTCCCTGATAAAAGCTGAGTATGAGgctaggtgccgtctcagcagATCTATCAATTCCGTCACCTCGGTGGAATTGACGTCTGCTGTTTACAAGGATGAACCTCTGTTCCGGGTCCTGACAAAATCACTACTGGCCTCATTCCAGAGtgatttgtttgatttcattgtgGCAAGGAGGAACTGTCGAAAGTTTGTTCTGGCTGACGcgaccatccgtcatgagccgaaCAAGCTGATAAAATCCTCTATCTGGGGGACCAATCTATTCCCTGAAGATATGGTCAACTCAGTAATCAGTGAGGCCTCAAGGGCCAACCAAAATCTTCGGATCCGGTGGGGACTCCCCTTTAAGAGGAAGTCATCAGAATTCTCGGGGCCCCAACCTAAAGGCAGGAAGAGGTCTAGGAGGTTCCATCCTTATaaggcaccccagacccagacaattGTTCAGACAGTCCCAGTAGGTCAGATtgcccagccctccacctccaagggacaTCCACAATACGTTGTACTGAACCAACCAGCCCACCATCCCACTGGTTCAACAACTTATGTTTCTCCTGCTTTCAACCCTACTTACGAGTCCCAGACCTTTCAGGGCTACCGCCAGTCCAAAGGAAATAGAGGTAGGGGGAGCTTCAGGTCTAGATCCGGCCCCAGACTCCAATCTCGAGGTAGAGGTTCAAGAGGAACTAGAGACAGCAAGTCTTACAATAAATGA